One genomic region from Salinicola endophyticus encodes:
- a CDS encoding SDR family oxidoreductase codes for MDLAISGKTALVTGAQGGIGLATARRLAAEGVNLVLSDIDAEALEAAAADLDGATLCVTADVTDQAQVDALVARGRERFGHIDMVVHAAGITGAKGDPLTLPDADYEEAWQIDFFSAVRLARATIPAMREQGWGRFICLTSENTVQPYWEEAVYNTAKAALSAFIKNLSYREAAHGVLCNTVAPAFIASPMTDGMMHQRAKALNCSFDEAVASFLDEERPGIVAKRRGEADEVAYIIAMLLSPHASFVNGSNLRVDGGAVMSVQN; via the coding sequence ATGGATCTCGCCATCAGCGGCAAGACCGCACTGGTGACCGGCGCCCAGGGCGGTATCGGTCTGGCGACCGCGCGGCGGCTCGCCGCCGAGGGCGTCAACCTCGTTCTCAGTGATATCGACGCCGAGGCGCTCGAGGCGGCGGCCGCCGATCTCGACGGCGCAACGCTCTGCGTCACCGCCGATGTCACCGATCAGGCCCAGGTCGATGCCCTCGTCGCCCGCGGCCGCGAACGCTTCGGCCATATCGACATGGTGGTCCACGCCGCCGGCATCACCGGCGCCAAGGGCGACCCGCTGACCCTGCCGGACGCCGATTACGAAGAGGCGTGGCAGATCGACTTCTTCTCCGCGGTGCGTCTGGCACGCGCGACCATCCCGGCGATGCGCGAGCAGGGCTGGGGGCGCTTCATCTGTCTCACCTCGGAGAACACCGTACAGCCCTACTGGGAGGAGGCGGTCTACAACACCGCCAAGGCGGCGCTGAGCGCCTTCATCAAGAACCTCTCCTACCGCGAGGCGGCGCACGGGGTGCTGTGCAACACCGTGGCACCGGCGTTCATCGCCTCGCCGATGACCGATGGCATGATGCACCAGCGCGCCAAAGCGCTGAACTGCTCGTTCGACGAGGCGGTGGCGAGCTTTCTCGACGAGGAGCGCCCGGGCATCGTCGCCAAGCGCCGCGGCGAGGCGGACGAAGTCGCCTACATCATCGCCATGCTGCTCTCCCCCCACGCCTCCTTCGTCAACGGCAGCAATCTGCGCGTCGATGGCGGAGCGGTGATGTCGGTACAGAACTGA
- a CDS encoding group 1 truncated hemoglobin: MYPIHSRGRWAAALLALLLSGCAASPPQPAPTLYQKLGGEQGIHAIVEDFTYRLADDPELVAFFANTNIDYFVGSLQDYLCVVSDGPCVYRGAPMDKAHQHMGIREADFNRLVDVLQATLLDQPISASARNQLLKRLAAQHAAIMRYQ; the protein is encoded by the coding sequence ATGTATCCCATTCACTCACGTGGGCGCTGGGCAGCGGCGCTGCTGGCGCTGCTCCTGAGCGGCTGTGCCGCCTCGCCGCCACAGCCCGCGCCGACCCTCTATCAAAAGCTCGGCGGTGAGCAGGGCATTCACGCCATCGTCGAAGACTTCACCTATCGCCTCGCCGATGATCCCGAGCTGGTGGCGTTCTTCGCCAACACCAACATCGACTACTTCGTCGGCTCGCTGCAGGACTACCTGTGCGTGGTCAGCGATGGCCCCTGTGTCTACCGCGGCGCGCCGATGGACAAGGCGCACCAGCACATGGGCATTCGTGAGGCCGACTTCAACCGCCTGGTCGATGTGCTCCAGGCGACGCTGCTCGACCAGCCGATCTCCGCTTCTGCACGCAACCAGCTGCTCAAACGGCTGGCGGCGCAGCACGCCGCGATCATGCGCTATCAGTGA
- a CDS encoding TonB-dependent receptor, which produces MTIRILSRTLGAGVLLVPLGALAQAGSAASEARPVIEVTAPRLARELYATPAAVSVVDREAIQQGQQRVRLDESLDLVPGLYLQNRNNFAQGQRIAIRGFGARAPFGVRGITVMVDGIPYTLPDGQAQLDAIDLDSAERIEVIRGPAAVQYGNAAGGVISVTTADGRDDPGSHIRMEGGSHGYRKYAVSNGGVNGPWSHHVSLSALDYSGYRDHSATEKYLLNAKLRRELGSDRALTAIVNLLDNPESEDPGGLTRAQVHADRDQAGAFTEKYDTGQNVDQQVLGLQYEDLSAGPGALYLKGFYLRRDFGQQLPYPGDSLIDYQRDYYGGSAEYHQTVHLAQMPLRYVAGVDVAHQRDDRGRKNVAFSGEVTGTAADETQTATSLGAFVQGDLDLDERWTLSLGGRYDRVRMKIDDAYIDPANEDGDDSGERTFDQWSTSAGISYRYRANHQLYANTATAYETPTFSEFANPSGAGGFNGDIEPQKAWSRELGARGSFANGVDYDVALFSVRVRDELVPYEGESGRTFYQNAGDSERDGLEVALGWQFTPDWRLDSALTLARYHFDHFSDTQGRYDGKRIPGLPQQTWVNRLSWEGVGKRFASVETQYVGDMVADNAGDVTVGDYWLVNLRGGDGWHLGGDTWLKTYVGVRNLFAVEHYANVRINASNARYFEPAPGRTVYAGIGLDF; this is translated from the coding sequence ATGACAATCCGAATTCTCTCCCGGACGCTCGGTGCCGGGGTGCTGCTCGTGCCGCTGGGGGCGCTGGCTCAGGCGGGCAGTGCCGCGTCCGAGGCCCGGCCGGTCATCGAGGTAACCGCGCCGCGCCTGGCGCGGGAGCTCTACGCCACGCCGGCGGCCGTCTCCGTGGTCGACCGCGAAGCGATCCAGCAGGGCCAGCAGCGGGTCAGGCTGGACGAGTCGCTCGACCTCGTCCCCGGGCTCTATCTGCAGAACCGCAACAACTTCGCCCAGGGGCAGCGCATCGCCATCCGCGGTTTCGGCGCGCGGGCGCCTTTCGGTGTGCGCGGTATCACCGTGATGGTCGACGGTATCCCCTATACGCTGCCCGACGGCCAGGCCCAGCTCGATGCCATCGATCTCGACAGCGCCGAACGCATCGAGGTGATCCGCGGGCCGGCCGCAGTGCAGTACGGCAATGCCGCCGGTGGGGTGATCAGCGTGACCACGGCGGATGGGCGCGACGATCCGGGTAGCCACATTCGTATGGAGGGGGGCAGCCACGGCTATCGCAAGTACGCGGTGAGCAACGGCGGGGTCAATGGCCCCTGGTCGCACCATGTCAGCCTCTCCGCCCTCGACTATTCGGGCTACCGTGACCACAGCGCCACCGAGAAGTATCTGCTCAATGCCAAGCTGCGCCGCGAGCTGGGTAGCGACCGTGCGCTCACCGCCATCGTCAATCTGCTCGACAATCCCGAGTCCGAGGATCCGGGCGGGCTGACCCGGGCGCAGGTGCATGCCGATCGCGATCAGGCCGGGGCCTTCACCGAGAAGTACGACACCGGCCAGAACGTCGATCAGCAGGTACTCGGCCTGCAGTACGAGGATCTCTCGGCGGGGCCCGGGGCGCTCTATCTCAAGGGCTTCTATCTGCGCCGCGACTTCGGGCAGCAGCTGCCCTATCCCGGCGACAGCCTGATCGACTATCAGCGTGACTACTATGGCGGCAGCGCCGAGTATCACCAGACCGTGCATCTGGCGCAGATGCCGCTGCGCTATGTCGCCGGGGTCGATGTCGCGCATCAGCGCGACGACCGTGGACGCAAGAACGTCGCCTTCAGCGGCGAGGTCACCGGTACGGCGGCCGACGAGACCCAGACGGCGACCTCGCTGGGGGCCTTCGTGCAGGGCGATCTCGACCTCGACGAGCGCTGGACGCTCTCCCTCGGCGGGCGCTACGACCGGGTCCGGATGAAGATCGACGACGCCTATATCGACCCCGCCAACGAGGACGGCGATGACAGCGGCGAGCGGACCTTCGATCAGTGGAGCACCAGTGCGGGTATCAGCTACCGCTACCGTGCCAACCATCAGCTCTATGCCAACACCGCCACCGCCTACGAGACGCCGACCTTCTCCGAGTTCGCCAACCCCAGCGGCGCCGGCGGCTTCAACGGCGATATCGAGCCGCAGAAGGCATGGAGCCGCGAGCTGGGCGCGCGCGGCAGCTTCGCCAACGGCGTCGACTACGACGTCGCGCTGTTCTCGGTGCGGGTGCGCGACGAGCTGGTGCCCTACGAGGGCGAGTCCGGGCGTACCTTCTACCAGAACGCCGGTGACAGCGAGCGCGATGGCCTCGAAGTCGCGCTCGGCTGGCAGTTCACCCCTGACTGGCGCCTCGACAGCGCCCTGACGCTGGCGCGCTACCACTTCGACCATTTCTCCGATACCCAGGGTCGCTACGACGGCAAGCGCATCCCCGGCCTGCCGCAGCAGACCTGGGTCAACCGTTTGAGCTGGGAGGGGGTAGGCAAGCGTTTCGCCAGCGTCGAGACCCAGTACGTGGGCGATATGGTGGCGGATAACGCCGGCGATGTGACGGTCGGCGACTACTGGCTGGTCAATCTGCGCGGCGGCGACGGCTGGCATCTCGGTGGCGACACCTGGCTCAAGACCTATGTCGGTGTGCGCAACCTGTTCGCGGTGGAGCACTATGCCAACGTGCGCATCAACGCCAGCAACGCGCGCTACTTCGAGCCGGCGCCAGGGCGAACGGTCTATGCTGGTATTGGCCTGGATTTCTGA
- a CDS encoding DUF3034 family protein produces MARRLRRWLRRLSVGATALAAATALATPAQAGSRLLGTGGVTQIEGAAGGGLSPWGVLVGTASDTEVAVSVAASEAWLDDYGLRVRGIGLNWHDRVEVSYARQRLALDTLGGVLEQEIYGAKLRLFGDPLYHPWGSWSIGVQHKRLDQGQALARAVGAEATQGNDLYLAGSKLFFDAVAGRNLLANLTLRSTRANQGGLLGFGGDRDSGRSLVAEGSLGVFLTPAWLVGVEYRQKPDNLGFAEEQAWQDVFTALFLTRHLSLTGAWLDLGDIAGLENQRGGYLSLQLAL; encoded by the coding sequence ATGGCGAGACGCCTACGCCGCTGGCTGCGGCGCCTGTCGGTGGGTGCCACTGCGCTGGCCGCTGCTACCGCGCTGGCGACGCCGGCACAGGCCGGGAGCCGCCTGCTGGGCACTGGTGGCGTGACTCAGATCGAGGGGGCCGCCGGTGGCGGGCTGTCGCCCTGGGGCGTGCTCGTCGGCACCGCCAGCGATACCGAGGTGGCGGTGAGCGTGGCTGCCAGCGAGGCGTGGCTGGACGACTACGGCCTGCGCGTGCGCGGGATCGGGCTCAACTGGCACGACCGGGTGGAAGTCTCCTACGCCCGCCAGCGGCTGGCGCTCGACACCCTGGGCGGCGTGCTCGAGCAGGAGATCTACGGCGCCAAGCTGCGCCTGTTCGGTGATCCGCTCTACCACCCCTGGGGCAGCTGGAGCATTGGCGTGCAGCACAAGCGGCTCGACCAGGGGCAGGCGCTGGCGCGTGCCGTGGGCGCCGAGGCGACCCAGGGCAACGATCTCTATCTGGCCGGCAGCAAGCTGTTCTTCGACGCGGTGGCCGGGCGCAATCTGCTGGCCAACCTGACGCTGCGCTCGACCCGCGCCAATCAGGGCGGGCTGCTCGGCTTCGGCGGTGATCGCGACAGTGGGCGCTCGCTGGTGGCCGAGGGCTCGCTGGGGGTGTTCCTGACCCCGGCCTGGCTGGTCGGGGTGGAGTATCGGCAGAAGCCGGACAACCTCGGCTTTGCCGAGGAGCAGGCGTGGCAGGATGTCTTCACCGCGCTGTTCTTGACCCGCCACCTCTCGCTGACCGGTGCCTGGCTCGATCTCGGTGATATCGCCGGGCTCGAGAACCAGCGCGGCGGCTATCTCTCGCTGCAATTGGCGCTTTGA
- a CDS encoding Cupredoxin, translated as MCPTFSHRWTLSAPLAALWLVLLAWAAPAASAQLQVTDAATGATLSQAVIEIYAPSTTGAVRTAASGHQVVQRHATFIPHVLLVPVGAEVSFPNRDTTRHQVYSFSPAHPFSLDLYLQETPPPVRFDRAGVVVLGCNIHDAMEAFIVVSEAPYRALTAEDGRAAFTLPPGRHRLRVWHPRLEDTHLAWWEGEIGAEETRQVALTLAASLPSVPEPSALQQRFQRALEQTQAH; from the coding sequence ATGTGCCCGACCTTTTCGCATCGCTGGACCCTGAGCGCGCCCTTGGCGGCCCTGTGGCTGGTGCTGCTGGCGTGGGCGGCCCCCGCCGCCAGCGCCCAGTTGCAAGTCACCGATGCTGCCACCGGCGCAACGCTCAGCCAGGCGGTGATCGAGATCTACGCGCCGTCCACGACGGGGGCGGTTCGCACGGCCGCCAGTGGCCACCAGGTCGTGCAGCGCCATGCCACGTTCATCCCGCACGTGCTGCTGGTACCGGTGGGTGCCGAGGTCAGCTTTCCCAATCGCGACACCACCCGCCATCAGGTCTACTCCTTCTCGCCGGCGCACCCGTTCAGCCTCGATCTCTATCTGCAGGAGACGCCGCCGCCAGTGCGTTTCGATCGCGCAGGCGTGGTCGTGCTCGGCTGCAATATCCATGATGCGATGGAGGCCTTCATCGTGGTCAGCGAGGCCCCCTATCGCGCGCTGACCGCTGAAGATGGCCGCGCCGCGTTCACGCTGCCCCCGGGGCGGCACCGACTGCGCGTGTGGCACCCCCGCCTGGAGGATACGCATCTCGCATGGTGGGAGGGCGAGATCGGCGCCGAGGAAACGCGCCAGGTAGCGCTTACCCTCGCGGCGAGTCTGCCCTCGGTACCCGAGCCCTCGGCGCTGCAGCAACGCTTCCAGCGCGCGCTCGAACAGACGCAGGCTCACTGA
- a CDS encoding DUF481 domain-containing protein, whose product MIHQGRAKTLMRARQWLLGAGLLALAGGAQAQLEDFDALDNPAEAEKPFEGQAELGYHKISGNSHSESLRAGADMTWFDAPWSYNLKLGARSASDDDETSAEEYFVQGRTRYNLSRANYLFGLARWDKDRFSGYDSQSTLIGGYGRQLLEGPPHSLSVEVGPGVRHDEYTGDGSDDLALFYAGLDYGWQFSENSRFTQTLATESSRENIIGRSETALVVAMNDDLALKLSYEADFNDNPPPGASSQTDTTTGVSLVYHM is encoded by the coding sequence GCTGGGCGCCGGGCTGCTGGCACTGGCCGGCGGCGCCCAGGCCCAGCTCGAGGATTTCGACGCGCTGGACAATCCGGCCGAGGCCGAGAAGCCATTCGAAGGGCAGGCCGAGCTGGGCTATCACAAGATCAGCGGCAACAGCCACAGCGAGAGCCTGCGGGCCGGCGCCGACATGACCTGGTTCGATGCGCCCTGGTCCTACAACTTGAAGCTGGGGGCCAGGAGCGCCAGCGACGATGACGAGACCTCCGCCGAGGAGTATTTCGTCCAGGGCCGCACGCGCTACAACCTTTCCCGCGCCAACTATCTGTTCGGGCTGGCGCGCTGGGACAAGGACCGTTTCTCAGGTTATGACTCGCAGAGCACACTGATCGGTGGCTATGGCCGCCAACTCCTCGAGGGACCGCCGCATTCGCTCTCGGTCGAGGTCGGCCCCGGGGTGCGTCACGACGAATACACCGGCGACGGCAGTGACGATCTGGCGCTGTTCTATGCCGGACTGGACTACGGTTGGCAGTTCTCCGAGAACTCGCGCTTCACTCAGACGCTGGCCACCGAGTCGTCGCGCGAGAACATCATCGGGCGCTCCGAGACGGCGCTGGTCGTGGCGATGAACGACGACCTGGCGCTCAAGCTCTCCTACGAGGCCGACTTCAACGACAACCCGCCGCCGGGGGCCTCCAGCCAGACCGACACCACCACCGGGGTGTCGCTGGTCTACCACATGTGA
- a CDS encoding EAL domain-containing protein: protein MSFRRRLLLIMLAVMAVAQLVAAVATLGTIHRDVMHKGGRELEVGLGVMRQLLDERGKQLRDSVGILTSDFGFRSAIASQDQGTLASVLANHGERVGANMVLLAAPDGTIVVSSHHAPGTPMPFPRLWRQVRQAGEATGVVLQDQRPYQFVMLPVRAPNLIGWVGMGFLLDTPLAEEIGRLTRLQVSFLVSSADQAPDAAGDMKGYVAGALSQAPPAAVSALRADLARGEYLHHSGVDTGLDALVRASPLMTSEIATDAGRGQVYAVVEHSRADLLAVFQALGWRLAAIFAVTLALTALVAAFSARSMSRPLIRLARVAQGIGRGERVADVPTDSGGEIGLLGRTLAAMQNDIDDRERQQRNQARRDQLTGLANRHSAQQDITEAVAAGYPFTLLRMSICGFRHINDTFGYAVGDQALCQLAKRLATYPAPVRHAYRLGGDEFLLLVDSAAVDAHWLTSLREGLAQPIELEQSPLRLQLVYGKVNFPEHGCNALLLLRRAEVAMDMAKQQRLGYLRYVEGQDEKRLRELTLVRDLQLAAERGQLSMAYQPKIAAADGALVELEALMRWQHPEFGFIPPDEFITLAESAGIISQLTGWMLSTVCRQLAAWEAEEGLCLAVAVNLSAQDVIDPALPQRLDQALAAYGLDPARLGLEVTESAIISDPEVSRRVLAELSRRGASTAIDDFGTGYSSLGQLKHLAVRQLKIDKSFILKLDQHSDDRIIVHSTIELGHNLGLEVVAEGVETDAARALLVELGCDYLQGYGISRPLPAAAVAEWIAAYPPGVRRPLRPPEPSTP, encoded by the coding sequence ATGTCATTCCGTCGGCGCTTGTTGCTGATCATGCTGGCGGTGATGGCCGTAGCCCAGCTGGTCGCCGCCGTCGCCACCCTGGGCACCATCCATCGCGATGTCATGCACAAGGGCGGGCGCGAGCTGGAGGTGGGGCTCGGGGTGATGCGCCAGCTGCTCGACGAGCGCGGCAAGCAGCTGCGCGACAGCGTCGGTATTCTGACCTCGGACTTCGGTTTCAGGAGTGCGATCGCCTCCCAGGACCAAGGCACGCTGGCCAGCGTACTGGCCAATCACGGCGAGCGGGTGGGGGCCAATATGGTGCTGCTGGCGGCGCCGGACGGCACCATCGTGGTCAGCAGCCACCACGCCCCGGGCACGCCGATGCCGTTCCCGCGGCTATGGCGCCAGGTGCGCCAGGCCGGCGAAGCGACCGGTGTGGTGCTGCAGGACCAGCGACCCTATCAGTTCGTCATGCTGCCGGTGCGGGCGCCCAACCTGATCGGCTGGGTCGGCATGGGGTTCTTGCTCGACACGCCGCTGGCCGAGGAGATCGGCCGCTTGACCCGGCTGCAGGTCAGTTTTCTGGTGAGCAGCGCGGATCAGGCGCCGGATGCGGCGGGCGATATGAAGGGCTATGTCGCCGGCGCGCTGTCCCAGGCGCCACCCGCGGCGGTGAGCGCGCTGCGCGCGGATCTGGCGCGCGGCGAATATCTTCACCACAGCGGCGTCGACACCGGGCTGGACGCGCTGGTGCGCGCCTCGCCGCTGATGACCTCCGAGATCGCCACTGACGCAGGTCGGGGCCAGGTCTATGCCGTGGTAGAGCACTCGCGTGCGGATCTGCTGGCGGTATTCCAGGCGCTCGGTTGGCGGCTAGCGGCGATCTTTGCCGTGACGCTGGCGCTGACCGCGCTGGTCGCCGCCTTCAGTGCGCGCAGCATGTCACGGCCATTGATACGGCTGGCCCGAGTGGCCCAAGGGATCGGCCGCGGCGAGCGGGTCGCCGACGTCCCGACCGACAGCGGCGGCGAGATCGGCCTGCTCGGGCGCACCCTGGCGGCGATGCAGAACGATATCGATGACCGCGAGCGCCAGCAGCGCAATCAGGCGCGTCGCGATCAGCTCACCGGGCTGGCCAACCGCCACTCGGCGCAGCAGGACATCACCGAGGCGGTCGCGGCGGGATACCCGTTCACGCTGCTGCGAATGTCGATCTGCGGTTTCCGCCATATCAACGACACCTTCGGTTACGCTGTCGGCGATCAGGCGCTTTGCCAACTGGCGAAGCGTCTTGCCACCTATCCGGCACCGGTGCGCCACGCCTATCGCCTTGGGGGCGATGAGTTCCTGCTGCTGGTCGACTCGGCGGCCGTCGATGCCCACTGGCTGACCTCGCTGCGCGAGGGGCTGGCGCAGCCGATCGAGCTCGAGCAATCGCCGCTGCGCCTGCAGCTCGTCTACGGTAAGGTCAACTTCCCCGAGCACGGGTGCAATGCCCTTCTGTTGCTGCGGCGGGCCGAGGTGGCCATGGACATGGCCAAGCAGCAACGGCTCGGCTATCTGCGCTATGTGGAAGGGCAGGACGAGAAGCGTCTGCGTGAGCTGACGCTGGTGCGCGATCTGCAATTGGCGGCCGAGCGGGGGCAGCTGAGCATGGCCTACCAGCCCAAGATCGCCGCTGCCGACGGCGCGCTGGTCGAGCTCGAGGCGCTGATGCGCTGGCAGCATCCGGAGTTCGGCTTCATTCCGCCGGACGAGTTCATCACCCTGGCCGAGAGCGCCGGGATCATCTCCCAGCTGACCGGCTGGATGTTGAGCACGGTGTGTCGACAGCTGGCCGCCTGGGAAGCCGAGGAGGGGTTGTGCCTGGCGGTGGCGGTGAACCTGTCGGCGCAGGACGTCATCGATCCGGCGCTGCCGCAGCGGCTCGATCAGGCGCTGGCCGCGTATGGTCTGGACCCGGCCCGGCTGGGGCTGGAAGTGACCGAGAGTGCGATCATCTCCGACCCGGAGGTGTCGCGCCGGGTGCTGGCCGAGCTGTCGCGGCGCGGCGCCAGCACCGCGATCGACGATTTCGGCACCGGCTACTCCTCGCTGGGCCAGCTCAAGCACCTGGCGGTACGCCAGCTCAAGATCGATAAATCCTTCATTCTCAAGCTCGATCAGCACTCCGACGACCGCATCATCGTGCACTCGACGATCGAGCTCGGCCACAACCTGGGGCTCGAGGTGGTCGCCGAGGGTGTCGAGACCGACGCCGCAAGGGCGCTGCTGGTCGAGCTGGGTTGCGACTATCTGCAGGGCTACGGCATCTCGCGTCCGCTGCCCGCGGCCGCCGTGGCCGAGTGGATCGCCGCCTATCCGCCCGGCGTGCGCCGGCCTCTGCGCCCGCCCGAGCCCTCGACACCATGA